The Pelodiscus sinensis isolate JC-2024 chromosome 26, ASM4963464v1, whole genome shotgun sequence genome contains a region encoding:
- the SCN4B gene encoding sodium channel regulatory subunit beta-4 yields the protein MAEARWLAALLGLQLFSMAVTLEVSVGKTPVVTALNNTKVQLSCIFTTCMGFEDLVFTWYYNSTEMIYRGKIKNKASEPKIVYSDPRVQLIGTTTGKENNISISMFVDFSDAGKYTCHVRNPKEKGAEHNATITLRVVPEMVPVDNTLTLIILAVVGGVVGLLILILVIKKIVLLVLKRSQGKKKECLVSSSGVDNTENGLAGSRADRKAPPKA from the exons ATGGCGGAGGCTCGGTGGCTGGCGGCTCTGCTGG GCTTACAGCTCTTCTCCATGGCAGTCACGCTGGAGGTGTCGGTCGGGAAAACCCCGGTGGTGACGGCCCTGAACAACACAAAAGTGCAGCTGTCCTGCATCTTCACCACCTGCATGGGGTTCGAGGACCTTGTCTTCACTTGGTACTACAACAGCACTGAAATG ATCTATCGCGGGAAGATCAAGAACAAGGCATCCGAGCCGAAGATTGTATATAGTGACCCTCGGGTCCAGCTAATCGGTACGACCACTGGGAAGGAAAACAACATCTCCATCTCCATGTTCGTGGACTTCAGCGATGCCGGGAAGTACACCTGCCACGTCAGGAACCCCAAGGAGAAGGGCGCGGAGCACAACGCCACCATCACCCTCAGGGTGGTCCCCGAGA TGGTGCCCGTGGACAACACCCTGACGCTCATCATCCTGGCCGTGGTGGGCGGGGTCGTCGGCCTCCTCATCCTTATCCTGGTCATCAAGAAAATCGTCCTGCTCGTCCTCAAAAGGTCCCAGGGCAAGAA GAAGGAGTGCCTCGTGAGCTCCTCGGGGGTCGACAACACCGAGAACGGCCTGGCGGGCTCCAGGGCGGACCGGAAAGCGCCCCCAAAGGCCTGA
- the LOC112544839 gene encoding transmembrane protease serine 4 isoform X1: MEPDAAWPLNRRGPPPARKPRTVAQNFKRLGIPLIATILSLATIIVIAFLIKAALERYYFLCSKSFTFIPLQQQCDGQPDCPWGEDEGNCVQHVPDGPPVGVRTAQDRAALQVLDRETGAWFWACHDNFDRTLAKAACKQMGYSSTATFSAVSIADTRGLPLREVTLSHGGLQGQDSGRQCLSGAVVSLVCAACGQSIKSPRVVGGGLARIEAWPWQVSLQHRTQHLCGGSIIGPSWILTAAHCFRNNLALQHWRVKAGSETLSSFHALPVEKIFLMDSKSVFPRDSDIALVKLAAPFAISDTVKPICLPSFDAELPPQAPLWVAGWGYAEQDGALSEALRQAQVQLVDSSSCNASAAYQGAISHEMICAGLVQGGVDTCQGDSGGPLMYNPGRWQVVGIVSWGHGCGRPSTPGVYTKVQAYLNWIYSVQRSEL, encoded by the exons GAGCCGGACGCTGCGTGGCCCCTGAACAGGAGAG GCCCCCCTCCGGCCCGCAAGCCCCGCACTGTGGCCCAGAACTTCAAGCGCCTCGGCATCCCGCTCATCGCCACCATCCTGAGCCTGGCCACCATCATCGTCATCGCCTTCCTCA TCAAGGCAGCTCTGGAACGCTACTACTTCCTCTGCAGCAAGAGCTTCACCTtcatccccctgcagcagcagtgtgaCGGGCAGCCAGACTGCCCCTGGGGCGAGGACGAGGGGAACTGCGTGCAGCACGTCCCGGACGGTCCCCCCGTGGGAG TCCGCACAGCCCAAGACAGAGCTGCCTTGCAGGTGCTAGATAGAGAGACCGGAGCCTGGTTCTGGGCATGTCACGATAACTTCGATAGGACCCTGGCAAAAGCAGCCTGCAAGCAAATGGGCTACAGCAG CACCGCCACGTTCAGCGCCGTGAGCATCGCCGACACGCGGGGCCTGCCCCTCAGGGAGGTCACACTGAGCCACGGGGGCCTGCAAGGGCAAGACTCTGGCAG GCAGTGCCTCTCGGGGGCCGTTGTTTCGCTGGTATGTGCCG CCTGTGGCCAAAGCATCAAGTCTCCCCGAGTGGTTGGCGGGGGCCTGGCCAGGATTGAGGCCTGGCCGTGGCAGGTCAGCTTACAGCACAGAACCCAGCACCTCTGTGGGGGCAGCATCATTGGGCCCAGCTGGATCCTCACAGCAGCACATTGCTTCAG GAACAACCTGGCCCTTCAGCACTGGCGAGTGAAAGCCGGGTCCGAGACCCTCTCCAGCTTCCACGCCCTCCCTGTGGAAAAGATCTTCCTCATGGACAGCAAGTCTGTGTTTCCCAGAGACAGCGACATCGCCCTGGTGAAGCTGGCGGCCCCTTTCGCTATTTCAG ACACGGTGAAGCCCATCTGTCTGCCCTCCTTCGATGCGGAGCTGCCCCCTCAGGCCCCGCTGTGGGTGGCAGGCTGGGGCTACGCGGAGCAGGATG GCGCGTTGTCTGAGGCCCTGCGGCAAGCCCAGGTCCAGCTGgtcgacagcagcagctgcaacgcGAGTGCCGCCTACCAGGGGGCCATCTCCCACGAGATGATCTGCGCGGGCCTCGTGCAAGGGGGGGTGGACACCTGCCAG GGAGACAGCGGCGGCCCCTTGATGTACAACCCGGGGCGCTGGCAGGTCGTGGGGATCGTCAGCTGGGGCCACGGCTGCGGCAGGCCGAGCACGCCCGGCGTCTACACCAAAGTGCAGGCCTATCTCAACTGGATCTACAGCGTCCAGAGG tccGAGCTCTGA
- the LOC112544839 gene encoding transmembrane protease serine 4 isoform X2, whose protein sequence is MEPDAAWPLNRRGPPPARKPRTVAQNFKRLGIPLIATILSLATIIVIAFLIKAALERYYFLCSKSFTFIPLQQQCDGQPDCPWGEDEGNCVQHVPDGPPVGVRTAQDRAALQVLDRETGAWFWACHDNFDRTLAKAACKQMGYSSTATFSAVSIADTRGLPLREVTLSHGGLQGQDSGRQCLSGAVVSLVCAACGQSIKSPRVVGGGLARIEAWPWQVSLQHRTQHLCGGSIIGPSWILTAAHCFRNNLALQHWRVKAGSETLSSFHALPVEKIFLMDSKSVFPRDSDIALVKLAAPFAISDTVKPICLPSFDAELPPQAPLWVAGWGYAEQDGALSEALRQAQVQLVDSSSCNASAAYQGAISHEMICAGLVQGGVDTCQGDSGGPLMYNPGRWQVVGIVSWGHGCGRPSTPGVYTKVQAYLNWIYSVQRVSV, encoded by the exons GAGCCGGACGCTGCGTGGCCCCTGAACAGGAGAG GCCCCCCTCCGGCCCGCAAGCCCCGCACTGTGGCCCAGAACTTCAAGCGCCTCGGCATCCCGCTCATCGCCACCATCCTGAGCCTGGCCACCATCATCGTCATCGCCTTCCTCA TCAAGGCAGCTCTGGAACGCTACTACTTCCTCTGCAGCAAGAGCTTCACCTtcatccccctgcagcagcagtgtgaCGGGCAGCCAGACTGCCCCTGGGGCGAGGACGAGGGGAACTGCGTGCAGCACGTCCCGGACGGTCCCCCCGTGGGAG TCCGCACAGCCCAAGACAGAGCTGCCTTGCAGGTGCTAGATAGAGAGACCGGAGCCTGGTTCTGGGCATGTCACGATAACTTCGATAGGACCCTGGCAAAAGCAGCCTGCAAGCAAATGGGCTACAGCAG CACCGCCACGTTCAGCGCCGTGAGCATCGCCGACACGCGGGGCCTGCCCCTCAGGGAGGTCACACTGAGCCACGGGGGCCTGCAAGGGCAAGACTCTGGCAG GCAGTGCCTCTCGGGGGCCGTTGTTTCGCTGGTATGTGCCG CCTGTGGCCAAAGCATCAAGTCTCCCCGAGTGGTTGGCGGGGGCCTGGCCAGGATTGAGGCCTGGCCGTGGCAGGTCAGCTTACAGCACAGAACCCAGCACCTCTGTGGGGGCAGCATCATTGGGCCCAGCTGGATCCTCACAGCAGCACATTGCTTCAG GAACAACCTGGCCCTTCAGCACTGGCGAGTGAAAGCCGGGTCCGAGACCCTCTCCAGCTTCCACGCCCTCCCTGTGGAAAAGATCTTCCTCATGGACAGCAAGTCTGTGTTTCCCAGAGACAGCGACATCGCCCTGGTGAAGCTGGCGGCCCCTTTCGCTATTTCAG ACACGGTGAAGCCCATCTGTCTGCCCTCCTTCGATGCGGAGCTGCCCCCTCAGGCCCCGCTGTGGGTGGCAGGCTGGGGCTACGCGGAGCAGGATG GCGCGTTGTCTGAGGCCCTGCGGCAAGCCCAGGTCCAGCTGgtcgacagcagcagctgcaacgcGAGTGCCGCCTACCAGGGGGCCATCTCCCACGAGATGATCTGCGCGGGCCTCGTGCAAGGGGGGGTGGACACCTGCCAG GGAGACAGCGGCGGCCCCTTGATGTACAACCCGGGGCGCTGGCAGGTCGTGGGGATCGTCAGCTGGGGCCACGGCTGCGGCAGGCCGAGCACGCCCGGCGTCTACACCAAAGTGCAGGCCTATCTCAACTGGATCTACAGCGTCCAGAGGGTCAGTgtctag